In one Methylocaldum szegediense genomic region, the following are encoded:
- a CDS encoding IS481 family transposase, whose translation MQIRLHKNARTTPAVRQAIQASTLSERALAQKHGISRTTVRKWKHRSSVEDASHRPHTLRTTLTPAQEAIVVYLRQALLLPLDDLLAVTREFLNPAVSRSGLDRCLRRHGVASLKTLLPPTEKAKVKPFKAYEPGFLHLDVKYLPAIDGEPRRYLFVAIDRATRWVYVALKPNRSALSAKDFLKAVIQAAPFRIQKCLTDNGSEFTDRFLTRTRQPSGTHEFDRLCTEQGIEHRLIPPGRPQTNGLVERFNGRIEEVLQTHHFDSTADLDTTLHRYVELYNHHIPQKALGHLTPIQALKNWQLSHPHLFRKKVYDLAGLDN comes from the coding sequence ATGCAGATTCGTCTTCATAAGAACGCCCGTACCACCCCGGCCGTTCGGCAGGCCATTCAAGCGTCCACGTTGAGCGAGCGCGCCTTGGCCCAAAAGCATGGCATTAGCCGAACGACCGTCCGCAAGTGGAAACACCGATCCTCGGTCGAAGATGCCTCGCATCGGCCCCACACCCTCAGAACCACGCTCACGCCCGCCCAGGAAGCCATCGTGGTCTACCTCCGCCAAGCTCTGCTCCTCCCCTTGGATGATCTCCTGGCCGTGACCCGGGAATTTCTCAATCCCGCCGTGTCCCGTTCCGGGCTAGACCGCTGCCTGCGCCGCCACGGGGTGGCGTCCCTCAAGACCCTGCTTCCGCCTACAGAGAAGGCGAAGGTCAAACCCTTCAAGGCCTATGAGCCCGGCTTCCTTCACCTGGATGTTAAGTACTTGCCCGCCATCGACGGCGAACCCCGCCGATACCTGTTCGTCGCCATCGACCGCGCCACCCGCTGGGTCTATGTCGCCCTCAAGCCCAACCGCTCCGCCTTAAGCGCAAAGGACTTCCTCAAAGCGGTGATTCAGGCCGCGCCTTTCCGCATCCAGAAATGCCTGACCGACAACGGCTCGGAGTTTACCGACCGTTTCCTGACCCGAACTCGGCAGCCCTCGGGGACGCATGAGTTTGACCGCCTCTGTACTGAACAAGGCATCGAACATCGCCTGATTCCGCCGGGCCGGCCCCAAACGAATGGCCTGGTGGAACGCTTCAATGGCCGCATCGAGGAGGTGTTGCAAACCCATCACTTCGATTCAACCGCCGATCTGGACACCACCTTGCACCGCTATGTCGAGCTGTACAATCATCACATTCCCCAAAAGGCCTTAGGCCATCTCACCCCGATCCAGGCTCTCAAAAACTGGCAACTGTCCCATCCTCATCTTTTTCGAAAGAAGGTTTACGATCTTGCGGGACTTGACAACTAG
- a CDS encoding TonB-dependent receptor, with the protein MEGVQTDADYVEPKGSQPNTESTVSREGIRRLAGPGQTNVFKALDLLPSLHTETADPFGLTANRAIRIRGKGAFHLGQTIEGLPLTGVVGGADIYDLENMDGITLYRGAVPPDKGFGFSNATGLIDQTILRPFDKPGFSVRESFGSYGFNRVYGRIDSGLLPTDTKLFASYSYTTAYKWRGAGESPANRHNLGFGFTQKLTDSAKLEIFGAYNDLESHDFRPLNYSQATRLDAFGKFDYNRRLSGIPGQDINYYDFNRREFSDFSLFANLEIKLTDTSRISVKPYYWRDDGFRLFASNNLLGSPGVTRWDIEHEQVGLVAQYDTSLQGVQVTLGYWWQDMESPPPPVGQKAYRVTASGDLAFAGWSVLSKQENHVFHSPYLVVNGQLGKANLRAGVRYLDQTVPGIRYYDTQGLPDVDYDNVFRFNPREDPTRRVASQSFQEWLPHFGVNYEITDEARAYFTYGRNYGRPDWGPQASLFNASRARFTAAGLNLDNLFRRLKPEISDNFDLGLRIGDGNWWVAPTLFYAIVNRKEVNLYDPAIQLTYYQSNAEARSYGAEIEAGITLWDDLSLFSSVSYNRYEFENDVRTAANTVIATKGKQVPDSPEVTAKVGLTYRFMGFAISPTVRYVGERFGDAENTQRVPSYTVADLYIDYEKKDLLGLGDITLGLSFLNVFDKRYIGIISQNDIQVAGNTTYYPGAPFTVAFTVGARF; encoded by the coding sequence GTGGAAGGCGTACAGACCGACGCGGATTACGTGGAGCCCAAGGGCAGCCAGCCCAATACGGAAAGCACCGTCAGCCGCGAGGGTATACGGCGCCTGGCCGGCCCCGGCCAGACCAACGTTTTCAAGGCGCTCGACCTGTTGCCGTCGCTGCATACGGAAACGGCCGATCCTTTCGGTCTGACGGCAAACAGGGCCATCCGAATTCGCGGGAAGGGCGCCTTCCATCTCGGGCAGACCATTGAGGGCCTGCCGTTGACCGGTGTCGTGGGCGGGGCCGACATTTATGATTTGGAAAATATGGACGGCATCACCCTCTACCGGGGCGCGGTGCCCCCGGACAAAGGCTTCGGCTTCTCCAACGCCACCGGGCTAATCGACCAGACCATTCTCCGGCCGTTCGACAAGCCGGGGTTCAGCGTCAGGGAAAGCTTCGGCTCCTATGGCTTTAACCGCGTGTACGGCCGCATCGACTCCGGCCTGCTGCCCACGGATACCAAGCTGTTCGCTTCCTATTCCTACACCACCGCGTACAAATGGCGCGGGGCCGGGGAGTCGCCCGCTAATCGGCACAACCTCGGCTTCGGATTCACGCAAAAGCTGACGGATTCCGCCAAGCTCGAGATTTTCGGCGCCTACAACGATCTCGAATCGCACGATTTCCGCCCCCTGAACTACAGTCAAGCCACCCGTCTCGACGCGTTCGGAAAATTCGATTACAACAGGCGGCTTTCCGGCATCCCCGGTCAGGACATCAACTACTACGATTTCAACCGAAGAGAATTCTCCGACTTCAGCCTGTTCGCCAACCTGGAAATCAAACTAACCGATACGTCCAGGATTTCGGTCAAACCCTATTACTGGCGCGACGACGGCTTCCGGCTGTTTGCCTCGAACAATCTGCTGGGCAGCCCGGGCGTCACCCGCTGGGACATCGAGCACGAACAAGTGGGACTGGTCGCGCAGTACGACACCTCGCTGCAGGGCGTCCAGGTGACTTTGGGCTACTGGTGGCAGGACATGGAATCGCCGCCGCCCCCGGTGGGGCAAAAGGCTTACCGCGTCACCGCCTCGGGCGACCTGGCCTTTGCCGGCTGGTCGGTGCTGTCCAAACAGGAAAATCACGTATTCCATAGTCCTTATCTGGTCGTAAACGGCCAGCTCGGCAAGGCTAACCTCCGAGCGGGCGTGCGCTACCTCGACCAGACCGTGCCGGGAATCCGGTATTACGACACCCAGGGCCTGCCTGACGTCGATTATGACAATGTATTCCGCTTCAATCCCCGGGAAGACCCGACACGGCGTGTCGCAAGCCAAAGCTTCCAGGAATGGCTGCCGCACTTCGGCGTCAACTACGAAATCACGGACGAGGCCCGCGCCTACTTCACCTATGGGCGGAACTATGGGCGGCCCGACTGGGGACCGCAGGCCTCCCTGTTCAACGCCTCTAGAGCCCGCTTTACCGCCGCCGGCCTGAATCTCGACAATCTGTTCCGCCGGCTCAAGCCCGAGATTTCGGATAATTTCGATCTCGGCCTGCGCATTGGCGACGGCAATTGGTGGGTGGCGCCCACGCTGTTCTACGCCATCGTCAATCGCAAGGAGGTCAATCTGTACGACCCCGCGATTCAACTGACCTATTACCAGAGCAATGCCGAAGCCCGCTCCTACGGTGCGGAGATCGAAGCGGGGATCACGCTGTGGGATGATCTGTCCCTGTTCTCGTCAGTGTCCTACAACCGCTACGAGTTCGAAAACGACGTCCGCACCGCCGCCAACACCGTGATCGCGACGAAAGGCAAGCAGGTTCCCGACTCGCCCGAGGTCACCGCCAAGGTGGGCCTTACGTACAGGTTTATGGGTTTTGCCATATCGCCCACGGTTCGCTATGTCGGCGAGCGTTTCGGCGACGCGGAGAACACACAGCGGGTACCCTCCTACACCGTGGCGGATCTCTATATTGATTATGAGAAAAAGGACCTGCTGGGTTTGGGGGACATCACGCTGGGATTGAGCTTCCTGAACGTGTTCGACAAGCGCTACATCGGCATCATCAGCCAGAACGATATCCAGGTGGCGGGGAATACGACCTATTACCCCGGCGCGCCGTTTACCGTGGCGTTCACGGTCGGAGCGAGGTTCTAG
- a CDS encoding LLM class flavin-dependent oxidoreductase, which produces MAIRSDMKSGMRFGLSGCGAGLEAAEPFDWIELAERAEQLGFSSLWINEEHFQHRMHSGSGRHCLSPLIVAAAMAARTRRIRIGFSVLLLPLHHPLRLAEEIASLDVLSGGRIDFGISRGGNPGYFEAYGVNPANSETAFADALRFILKCWTTKEMPLGQGLYSVEPKPIQKPHPPVYVGAYSPERAAWTVREGHRLIQHGIQALSHVENLLRAYAEAGGDPADVPVGRFVYVGESDAAARRDLQPVIRALTERLRKAGIVRRGVIDEAMLDAERFYREMVIAGGPETCVERIHALSDRLGIRHLNCLASFFGYLPPTQLQRSLERLSFEVMPPFQPTKP; this is translated from the coding sequence ATGGCAATCCGCAGTGATATGAAATCCGGAATGCGATTCGGGCTGTCCGGTTGCGGAGCCGGCTTGGAGGCGGCGGAACCCTTTGATTGGATCGAGCTGGCCGAACGGGCCGAGCAATTGGGCTTTTCCTCGCTGTGGATTAACGAGGAACACTTTCAGCACCGGATGCACAGCGGAAGCGGAAGGCACTGTCTGTCCCCCCTGATCGTGGCGGCGGCGATGGCGGCACGGACCCGGCGCATCCGGATCGGTTTTTCGGTGCTCCTGTTGCCGCTGCATCATCCCCTGCGTTTGGCGGAAGAAATCGCCAGCCTTGACGTGCTGTCAGGCGGCCGGATCGACTTCGGCATTTCCCGCGGCGGGAATCCCGGCTATTTCGAAGCCTACGGGGTGAATCCGGCGAACAGCGAAACCGCTTTCGCAGATGCCTTGCGTTTCATCCTGAAGTGCTGGACCACGAAAGAAATGCCGTTGGGCCAAGGCCTTTATTCGGTGGAACCCAAACCGATACAGAAACCCCATCCACCGGTGTACGTCGGCGCCTATAGCCCGGAGCGCGCCGCCTGGACCGTGCGCGAAGGGCATCGCCTGATCCAGCACGGCATCCAGGCACTCTCTCACGTGGAGAACCTGCTCCGCGCCTATGCCGAAGCGGGAGGCGATCCGGCCGATGTACCGGTGGGGCGCTTCGTCTATGTCGGCGAAAGCGATGCCGCCGCTCGGCGCGACTTGCAACCGGTAATCCGGGCGTTGACCGAGCGACTCAGGAAAGCGGGAATCGTTCGGCGCGGCGTGATCGACGAAGCCATGCTCGATGCCGAGCGCTTCTATCGGGAAATGGTCATCGCCGGCGGGCCGGAAACCTGTGTCGAGCGAATCCATGCTCTGAGCGACCGGCTCGGCATCCGGCACCTCAACTGCCTGGCCTCGTTCTTCGGTTATCTGCCGCCGACACAACTGCAGCGATCGCTGGAGCGGCTGTCCTTCGAAGTCATGCCCCCTTTCCAACCTACCAAACCCTAG
- a CDS encoding FecCD family ABC transporter permease, producing MTTRPMIVDYRLAGLLLLLVLMSVLSLTLGRYPIALPELVQVLVGLGSGQVADEGQQVLRNVLFEIRLPRILAAVLVGAGLSVSGAAFQAIFVNPLVSPGLLGVLAGGSFGAALGMIISDHSLVVQVSAFLFGLLAVLIALGIVRVYRNESLLMLVLGGIISSGLFTALLSIVKYLADPYNQLPAIVYWLMGNLSNVELSVVLTLALPMLAGILLLAVYARHMNVLSMGDEEARSLGIDTRRVRLVIILSATLISALTVVMAGMIGWIGLIVPHIARLIVGPDNGRLVPASALLGGIFLLVVDDLARNLFTVEIPIGVLSELLGIPIFILVLRNARKGWSG from the coding sequence TTGACAACTAGGCCCATGATCGTGGACTATCGCCTGGCGGGATTGCTGCTCCTGCTCGTTCTGATGTCGGTGTTGTCTCTGACCCTGGGCCGCTATCCCATAGCGCTGCCGGAACTGGTACAGGTGCTGGTCGGCCTCGGCAGCGGGCAAGTCGCGGACGAGGGACAGCAAGTCTTGCGCAACGTGCTGTTCGAGATCCGGCTACCTCGCATCCTGGCAGCGGTCCTGGTGGGCGCCGGGCTATCGGTTTCCGGCGCCGCCTTTCAGGCGATCTTCGTCAATCCGCTGGTCTCGCCGGGGCTGCTCGGGGTGCTGGCGGGAGGTTCCTTCGGCGCGGCGTTGGGAATGATCATCTCCGACCACTCGCTGGTGGTACAAGTCAGCGCCTTTCTCTTCGGCCTGCTCGCGGTGCTCATAGCCCTCGGCATCGTCAGGGTCTATCGCAACGAATCCCTGCTCATGCTGGTGTTGGGCGGCATCATCAGCAGCGGATTGTTCACCGCCCTATTGTCGATCGTCAAATATCTCGCAGATCCCTACAACCAACTGCCCGCCATCGTCTACTGGCTGATGGGCAATCTGTCCAACGTCGAGCTGTCGGTAGTGTTGACTTTGGCACTGCCGATGCTGGCCGGCATCCTGCTTTTAGCGGTCTACGCCCGGCACATGAACGTGCTCAGCATGGGTGACGAGGAGGCGCGGTCCCTGGGCATCGACACGCGGCGCGTACGGCTCGTGATCATTCTCTCCGCCACCTTGATCAGCGCACTCACCGTGGTGATGGCCGGGATGATCGGCTGGATCGGCCTCATCGTCCCGCACATCGCGCGACTGATCGTAGGACCGGACAACGGACGTCTGGTGCCGGCCAGCGCCCTGTTGGGCGGGATATTCCTGTTGGTGGTGGACGACCTGGCGCGCAATCTGTTTACCGTGGAAATCCCCATCGGCGTGCTCAGCGAATTGCTCGGCATCCCCATATTCATCCTGGTATTGCGCAATGCCCGCAAGGGATGGAGTGGATGA
- a CDS encoding NAD-dependent formate dehydrogenase, with product MAKVVCVLYDDPVDGYPKSYARDDCPQPARYPDGQTLPTPKAIDFKPGTLLGSVSGELGLRKYLEANGHQLVVTSSKDGADSVLDRELPDAEIVISQPFWPAYMTAERIAKAKKLKMIVTAGIGSDHTDLQAAMERNITVAEVTYCNSNSVAEHVVMSILILVRNFIPSHQWVLKGGWNIADCVSRSYDLEAMSVGTVAAGRIGLRVLRLLKPFDVKLHYMDRHRLPEAVEQELSLIYHTSLESLAKVCDVVTLNCPLHPETEHMINEQTLKYFKRGAYLINTARGKLCDRDAIVRALESGHLAGYAGDVWFPQPPANDHPWRTMPHHAMTPHISGTSLSAQTRYAAGVREILECYFEGRPIRNEYLVVQGGQLAGVGAHSYSKGNATGGSEEAAKFKKTVA from the coding sequence ATGGCAAAAGTCGTGTGCGTGCTGTATGACGATCCTGTCGACGGTTACCCGAAATCCTATGCGCGGGACGATTGTCCGCAGCCGGCGCGTTACCCGGACGGACAAACCCTGCCGACTCCCAAGGCGATCGACTTCAAGCCCGGCACCTTGCTGGGCAGCGTTTCCGGCGAATTGGGCCTGCGCAAGTACCTGGAAGCCAACGGCCACCAGCTCGTGGTCACGTCCAGCAAGGACGGCGCCGACAGCGTGCTGGACCGGGAACTGCCCGACGCGGAGATCGTCATTTCCCAACCGTTCTGGCCGGCCTACATGACCGCCGAACGCATCGCCAAGGCGAAAAAACTCAAGATGATCGTTACCGCCGGTATCGGTTCCGACCACACCGATTTGCAGGCCGCGATGGAACGCAATATCACCGTGGCCGAAGTCACCTATTGCAACAGCAACAGCGTGGCGGAGCACGTGGTGATGTCGATTCTGATCCTGGTGCGCAATTTCATTCCCTCCCACCAGTGGGTGCTTAAGGGTGGCTGGAACATCGCCGATTGCGTTTCGCGCTCCTATGACCTGGAGGCCATGAGCGTCGGCACGGTGGCGGCGGGCCGCATCGGTCTGCGCGTGTTGCGCTTGCTGAAGCCTTTCGACGTCAAGCTGCACTATATGGATCGCCATCGCTTACCGGAAGCGGTCGAGCAGGAACTTAGCCTGATCTATCACACCAGCCTGGAAAGTCTGGCCAAAGTGTGTGACGTGGTGACCTTGAACTGTCCGCTACATCCGGAAACCGAGCACATGATCAACGAGCAAACGCTGAAGTACTTCAAGCGCGGCGCTTATCTGATCAACACGGCGCGCGGCAAGCTGTGCGACCGCGACGCGATCGTCCGCGCCCTGGAGAGCGGCCACCTGGCGGGGTACGCCGGCGACGTCTGGTTCCCGCAACCGCCTGCCAACGACCATCCCTGGCGCACTATGCCGCATCACGCCATGACGCCGCATATCTCCGGCACCAGTCTGTCGGCGCAGACGCGGTATGCCGCGGGCGTTCGCGAAATCCTGGAGTGCTATTTCGAAGGCCGCCCGATCCGTAACGAATACCTGGTGGTGCAAGGCGGGCAACTGGCCGGGGTCGGCGCCCACTCCTACAGCAAGGGCAACGCCACCGGCGGTTCGGAAGAAGCCGCCAAGTTCAAGAAGACCGTCGCTTAA
- a CDS encoding LLM class flavin-dependent oxidoreductase produces the protein MNFGLFCFYENYDGDYAKVLASQTALVQYAEGLGFQEAWVAEHHFTDFGVSPSVLLLLAHLAGVTKRIRLGTAALLLPFHDPIKAAEDIATLDHLSGGRLNLGVAHGGPFPLQNRHFKVPPETARTKMLEALELIVRLLGTDKVSHSGTHFQIEGVTTHPKPLQRPIPVFLASQNPEVVHHAANRGYGLLGGQGATIDKLKPTLAHYPGINPSSPKPLTLLRTFYVAKTRAAALAVALPSIRRFRERMRTMLADNGEPSGLVTIEVDRLLENALIGDVAECRDKIQKLREELDLNSLVLKPAANDPAANRYSLSLFGEEVMPYV, from the coding sequence ATGAACTTCGGGCTATTTTGCTTCTACGAGAATTACGACGGCGATTACGCCAAGGTATTGGCCTCCCAGACCGCGCTGGTGCAGTACGCCGAGGGACTGGGGTTTCAGGAAGCCTGGGTCGCCGAGCATCACTTCACCGATTTCGGTGTCAGCCCTTCCGTCCTGCTGTTGCTGGCCCATTTGGCCGGTGTCACGAAGCGCATCCGTTTGGGCACCGCGGCGCTGTTGCTGCCTTTTCACGATCCCATCAAGGCGGCCGAGGACATCGCCACCCTCGATCATTTGAGCGGCGGCAGACTCAATCTGGGTGTCGCCCATGGCGGCCCTTTTCCTCTGCAAAACAGGCATTTCAAGGTGCCGCCCGAAACCGCCCGGACGAAGATGCTGGAAGCCCTCGAACTCATCGTCCGGCTGCTCGGCACCGATAAGGTCAGCCACTCCGGAACCCATTTTCAGATCGAGGGCGTCACGACTCACCCGAAACCGCTGCAACGCCCGATACCCGTGTTCCTGGCATCGCAAAATCCCGAGGTCGTGCATCATGCCGCGAACCGCGGTTACGGGCTCCTCGGGGGGCAAGGTGCAACCATTGATAAGCTCAAGCCAACTCTCGCCCACTATCCTGGGATCAATCCCTCATCGCCCAAGCCGCTCACCCTGCTTCGAACCTTTTACGTCGCCAAAACCCGAGCGGCCGCCTTGGCGGTAGCGCTACCCTCAATCCGGCGTTTCCGGGAGAGAATGAGAACCATGCTGGCGGACAATGGAGAGCCATCCGGTCTCGTGACGATCGAGGTCGACCGTTTGCTGGAAAACGCGCTGATCGGCGATGTGGCGGAATGCCGGGACAAGATACAAAAACTCCGGGAAGAACTGGATCTGAACAGCTTGGTGTTGAAACCCGCCGCCAACGATCCCGCCGCCAATCGCTATAGCCTGTCGCTGTTCGGCGAGGAGGTCATGCCCTATGTGTAA
- a CDS encoding LysR family transcriptional regulator substrate-binding protein, with amino-acid sequence MAIQLLSLCAEDLIRQLDRFELDLGLTYLEDPRLKGFRTLPLYRERHVLLARDPDLPVATGKPTWADIAELPLCLLTPNMQNRRLIDAAFREAGVSPRVVLETDSVLALYAHVRCAGLYSVVPHSLLSLFEMRQEVTAIPVNPELSRSIGFISRFHDPMPPIQESAWNIAGRLGLQARLDALINAIN; translated from the coding sequence GTGGCCATCCAGTTGCTATCGCTTTGCGCTGAGGACTTGATTCGCCAACTCGACCGGTTTGAACTCGATCTGGGTTTGACCTATCTGGAGGATCCCCGCCTCAAGGGTTTCCGGACATTGCCTTTGTATCGGGAACGGCATGTGCTGTTGGCCCGCGATCCTGACCTCCCTGTGGCCACCGGCAAACCGACCTGGGCCGACATCGCCGAACTCCCGCTCTGTCTGCTGACACCGAATATGCAGAACCGCCGCCTCATCGACGCCGCCTTCCGGGAGGCCGGCGTATCGCCGCGGGTGGTGCTGGAAACCGACTCGGTGTTAGCCCTATACGCCCATGTCCGCTGCGCCGGGCTGTACAGCGTGGTTCCCCACAGCCTCTTGAGCCTGTTCGAAATGCGGCAGGAGGTCACTGCCATCCCCGTGAATCCAGAACTATCGAGATCCATCGGATTCATTTCACGCTTTCATGACCCCATGCCGCCGATCCAGGAGTCCGCCTGGAACATCGCGGGCCGACTCGGCTTGCAGGCCCGCCTCGATGCCCTGATAAACGCCATCAATTGA
- a CDS encoding ABC transporter substrate-binding protein encodes MAGTIALRFALATFLILQGAIAAAENTAQRRAVDLAGRTVELPAEVRRVATLGPVPVINSFVFAIGKGDTLVNGLPPFARSARWKYQSLIAPNLSRQPQAQGLDNAPQLETLQRLAPDAVFAMDASTVRTVERTGLPVLFLAWRDAGDIGRIMQLMGEVFDRRERADAYTRYFDGVLERVRTAVAGVPTEQRPKVLYFSLKTLTQPHLIADWWIQAAGGISVTADGRRTESVRFTPEQVFAWDPDVLIVSSPEELAQIRHDARFRRLRAVRERKIHAIPAGVHPWGHRTAEQPLTVLWAAKLFHPALFAGIDMTAEIKDFYRRFFDYPLSDRQAEEILHGNPQ; translated from the coding sequence ATGGCGGGGACCATAGCGCTCAGATTCGCCCTGGCGACCTTCCTGATTTTACAGGGAGCGATCGCGGCCGCAGAGAACACAGCTCAGCGCCGCGCGGTCGACCTCGCGGGCCGCACGGTGGAATTGCCCGCCGAGGTACGGCGGGTGGCCACCCTCGGACCGGTGCCGGTAATCAATAGCTTCGTGTTCGCCATCGGCAAGGGCGATACCCTGGTCAACGGCCTGCCGCCGTTCGCCCGGTCGGCGCGCTGGAAATACCAGTCTCTGATCGCACCGAACCTGTCGAGACAGCCCCAGGCTCAGGGCTTAGACAACGCTCCCCAGCTTGAAACCCTGCAAAGGCTCGCTCCGGACGCGGTATTCGCCATGGACGCGAGCACGGTGCGGACGGTGGAGCGCACCGGGCTGCCGGTGCTGTTCCTCGCCTGGCGGGATGCCGGGGATATCGGGCGGATCATGCAACTCATGGGCGAGGTTTTCGACCGGCGAGAGCGTGCCGACGCCTATACGCGCTACTTCGACGGCGTGCTGGAACGGGTTCGGACGGCGGTCGCCGGTGTCCCCACGGAACAAAGACCCAAGGTCCTCTACTTCAGTCTCAAGACGCTGACACAGCCCCATCTGATCGCCGACTGGTGGATCCAGGCGGCGGGCGGCATCAGCGTCACCGCCGACGGCCGCCGTACCGAGAGCGTGAGATTCACGCCCGAGCAAGTATTTGCCTGGGATCCCGATGTGCTCATTGTCTCTTCCCCGGAAGAACTGGCTCAAATTCGCCACGACGCGCGCTTTCGCCGGCTCCGCGCCGTACGCGAGCGAAAAATTCACGCCATCCCGGCGGGCGTACACCCGTGGGGGCACCGTACCGCGGAGCAGCCGTTGACCGTGCTATGGGCCGCCAAGCTGTTCCACCCGGCGCTCTTTGCGGGGATAGATATGACTGCCGAAATCAAAGACTTTTACCGCCGGTTCTTCGACTATCCGCTCTCGGACCGGCAGGCGGAGGAAATACTTCATGGCAATCCGCAGTGA
- a CDS encoding IS256 family transposase yields MTSDTAKQDALLDELLKGYSDPKDILGEHGLLKQLTKRLVERALEAEMTAHVGYAPHAPEGRGSGNSRNGKHTKTIQTETGAFEIEVPRDRNGAFEPQLVPKRQRRLEGFDDKVLALYARGLSTRDIQGHLEELYGVEVSPTLISNVTESVLEEVKAWQSRPLASVYPILYFDALIVKSRETGPVKNKAVYLALGVNLQGEKERLSLWIADTEGAKFWLAVFTELKNRGVQDCFIACVDGLKGLPEAVEVVFPKTQVQRCIVHKVRHSLQFVTWKERKAVAKDLRAIYGAATLTEAEAALARFGETWDAKYPAISQSWRADWTRLTVFFDYPPEIRKVLYTTNAIESLNFSLRKLLKTRGAFPIANGVSGSAEAALPNDEAILKVLYLGLQRIEKKWTMPIQDWKRALNHFVILLGDRVTL; encoded by the coding sequence ATGACCAGTGACACAGCCAAACAAGACGCCCTGTTAGACGAGTTGCTCAAAGGCTATTCGGATCCCAAAGACATTTTGGGTGAGCACGGCTTGCTCAAACAGCTGACCAAACGCCTGGTGGAACGGGCGTTGGAAGCCGAGATGACGGCCCATGTGGGCTATGCGCCGCATGCCCCGGAAGGGCGCGGCAGCGGCAATTCCCGCAACGGCAAGCACACCAAGACGATTCAAACCGAAACGGGAGCCTTCGAGATTGAAGTCCCGCGCGACCGCAACGGCGCCTTCGAGCCCCAACTCGTGCCCAAGCGCCAGCGTCGGCTGGAGGGATTCGATGACAAGGTTCTGGCCCTCTATGCGCGGGGCTTATCCACGCGTGACATTCAAGGCCACCTGGAAGAGCTGTATGGGGTGGAGGTCTCGCCCACGCTGATCTCCAATGTGACCGAATCCGTGTTAGAGGAGGTCAAGGCGTGGCAGAGCCGGCCCTTGGCATCGGTCTATCCGATCCTCTATTTCGATGCCCTGATCGTCAAATCGCGCGAGACGGGGCCGGTCAAGAACAAGGCGGTGTATCTCGCTTTGGGGGTCAATCTGCAGGGCGAGAAGGAACGGCTGAGCCTTTGGATCGCGGACACGGAAGGCGCCAAGTTCTGGCTAGCCGTCTTTACCGAGCTGAAGAACCGGGGCGTTCAGGATTGTTTCATCGCCTGCGTGGACGGGCTCAAAGGGCTGCCGGAAGCGGTGGAAGTCGTGTTTCCAAAAACCCAGGTTCAACGGTGTATCGTCCATAAAGTGCGCCACAGCCTGCAGTTTGTGACCTGGAAAGAGCGCAAGGCGGTGGCCAAAGACCTTAGGGCCATCTATGGGGCGGCGACTTTGACCGAGGCCGAAGCCGCCCTGGCGCGGTTTGGAGAAACCTGGGACGCCAAATACCCGGCTATTAGCCAAAGCTGGCGGGCGGATTGGACGCGCTTGACTGTGTTTTTCGATTATCCGCCGGAGATCCGCAAAGTGCTGTATACCACCAACGCGATCGAATCACTCAACTTCAGCCTGCGCAAGCTGCTCAAGACCCGCGGTGCGTTCCCAATCGCAAACGGCGTCTCCGGGAGCGCCGAAGCCGCCCTTCCAAACGATGAGGCGATCCTGAAAGTCTTGTACCTTGGGCTGCAGCGGATCGAGAAGAAATGGACCATGCCGATCCAGGACTGGAAGCGGGCTCTGAACCACTTCGTGATCCTGCTGGGCGATCGCGTCACCCTATGA
- a CDS encoding LysR family transcriptional regulator, with the protein MFIRQVHYLIALAKTGHFGRAAEICNVSQPALSTAIQHLEEELGVVIVRRGQRFQGFTPEGERLLQWARILARDWEGMRQEAALCSRQITGTLRIGAIPTTLAVTPPVHGALPGGMSRRGHPVAIALR; encoded by the coding sequence ATGTTTATCCGTCAAGTCCATTACTTGATCGCGCTGGCCAAAACCGGCCATTTCGGGCGTGCAGCGGAAATCTGCAATGTGTCTCAACCGGCCTTGTCGACCGCCATACAGCATTTGGAGGAAGAGTTGGGTGTCGTCATTGTCCGGCGCGGCCAGCGGTTCCAGGGCTTTACGCCGGAAGGCGAGCGGCTGCTGCAATGGGCGCGAATTCTGGCGCGGGACTGGGAAGGCATGCGGCAGGAAGCGGCGCTGTGCAGCCGGCAAATCACCGGCACCTTACGGATCGGGGCGATTCCGACGACCCTGGCAGTGACCCCCCCAGTTCACGGGGCCTTACCAGGCGGAATGTCCCGGCGTGGCCATCCAGTTGCTATCGCTTTGCGCTGA